The window GTGGATGACGACGAGTCTGTCCGGGAAAGCCTGGAAAGCTTGCTCAAGTCCCTGGGCTTTCATGTTTCCACCTTCGAGAGTGCGGAAGCATTCCTGGTCGCAGGAGAGTTGCGGGCGGCGGGATGTGTCATTCTGGACGTCCGGCTTGGCAGTATGAGCGGGCTGGATTTGCATCGGACCATGTTGACGATGGATGGCACGCCCCCGGTCGTGTTTATCACGGCGCATGGTAATGAGGTATTGAGGCAAAAGGTCATGGCCGATGGTGCCATTGACTGTCTCTTCAAGCCCTTCAGCGAGGAAAAGCTTATCGCGGCGGTGGAAAAGGCCGCAGCCGCCTGGGAAGTCAGTCGCGAGATCGCTCCGCGATAATTCTGTGA of the Terrimicrobium sacchariphilum genome contains:
- a CDS encoding response regulator transcription factor, with the protein product MNDLMKTDFSIAVVDDDESVRESLESLLKSLGFHVSTFESAEAFLVAGELRAAGCVILDVRLGSMSGLDLHRTMLTMDGTPPVVFITAHGNEVLRQKVMADGAIDCLFKPFSEEKLIAAVEKAAAAWEVSREIAPR